CCTGTGTTCCCGGGGGAGCTGGCCCAGTGGGGTTCCATGGTCCCCCTACATGGGATGGCAGCTTGGAGGACAAGCAAGAGGAGGTTGGGGGACTGAGCTGGACTGCAGGCCTCCCCCCGCCACTCTGAGCATCTGCCCATCTAGCTTGGTATCCCGTCCACAGCACCTGCTGCCCTAGATTGGGCACATCCACCCCGGTCTCCCGTCACCAGTACCTATCACCTATCTAGCCTGGGATCCTGCTCCCTTCTTGCTCCCccagatcagacccatgggcccatctaccccggtatctcGCCCCCACTCCCCCTCACTGATCTGTGCTGGATTCCTTAGGGGAAGGAGCacagctcccatgatgcacctggCTGCCCCACAGCAGGGGCCTTGATTCCAGCCTGACCCGCAGGTGGGGCTCACCCCTCCCAAAAACTAGGGCCCCCTGTCCACCCAGCTATTACCAGCAGGGACCCCACCACACCAGAGACCCCAGCCCCGGTAATCAGCGACCACAGGGGCAGGTCGGACTGCTCCACAGGGATAAAAAtcaactgtttatttttaatgattaACTAATAATATCCAAtggttaatttaatttaaatgggatttttttgaCTGACGTCAAATCcagttttcttttgaaaaaacaaaccgATTTGAGAGCCCGACCGCCTCCAATCACTGCCACTCAAATAGCAGCCCACGTTTGCTGCCAACGTTTTACAGAAAGTGAAGCCACTGAGCGGCTGGCACCAGAGTTCGCTAAAGGGCCAACTCCACTTTCAACAGCAGCTGCAGCGAGAAAAGGATATCTAGTTCCAGCTGTATTCAGCGACTCCAAAGCGAAGTTAGGAAAGCGACCGAGAGCTGAGCGagcagaaaagcttgttttcctcttcaaaTGTACGAACAAAAAACTAAGCACAAAATCTACTAGTGCTAAAATCTTGAAGGATTTGGTGACCAAAACCAATTACTTCAACCCACTAACTCCAGATAACCTCTGATTCATTAGTTTTAAACGCAAACTCTGTTTTGATAAACGTACTTGTCCTTCTTATGGCTCCAGCATATTGAAaactgttttatttaactaataaaaaccattttaaaatgttggttttgtgcctttttaaaccaattcccattttttaaaagcaaaccaTATTTTTCAGTCTTCTTACGTATCCAGCACAGTCAAGGTCATTCTATTGAATCAATAAAAACCATTTCAAAAGGCTGGTTTTGTACCTTTTTAAATTAATCCCACTTTAAACACAAACCATATTTTGATAAATTGATAAATTTACTTATTCTTCTGCTCAAAATATGGTTTGCTTTTCAAAGGgggaattcatttaaaaaaggcACAAACCCTGCCTCCTAAAATGGTTTTTATTAGTTAAACAAAATGACCTTAAAGGTGCTGGCAACATAAGACGACCAAGTAAGTTCATGTTGCCGACACATCTAAGGTCATTTTATTTAACTATAAgaaccatttttaaaagtttggttttgtgcatttttaattgcgTTCCAATTTCCATTCAACGGCAGCTTGACCCCAATCACGCTTAGAAAAAATGATCGCGCGAATAAGGACTGCGTCATTTGCTGTTTTCTAACGCTCCCAAAAATTCAGCTTCTGAATAAACAGCGGTTAGGCTACCGAATTGCTTAAATGTTTCGCGCTATTTCCGCAATTCTATAACTTAGCCGCCATTTATCCAGGGgttaatttttatgttttttggATTGTTAGAAAATAGCGAACAACACATTCCTCATTCGCCAGATCCTTCTTTTGGCTTTAGCAAAAAGCAGCACCAAATTTAGCATCAAGGCCGGGTTTAGTTGTAAAATCAACACGTGAGGTCTCAGGTGCAgaactggggggatggggggacaaCCTTTGATAACGATGGGGATAAACTAGAGAGAGTCTAGAGGACTGGGACAAAAATGAgcaaaggttcagaaaacctgaGCTGGGAAGGAAGGATAAAAACCTGGGCTTGTTTAGACTTGAGAGAAGACGACTGAGTGGGGATCTGAGAACAGGCTGCAAACATGTTTAGGGCCCTCCTAAGGACGACGGAGATCAAGGCAGGACAAGCAGGAATGGGCTTAACCTGCATCCGGGGAGAtggaggttggatattaggaaaaactctctaACTCCCAGGAGAGTTCAGCTCTGGAATCGATGGCCAAGGGAGGCCGTgggatccccgtcactggaggttctTAGGACCAGCTTGGACAAACCCCCGTCAGGGCTGGGGTGActgggtcctgcctcagcgcaggtcTGGCCTGGACGGGCTCTGAGGCCCATTGCAATGACTGGGTTTTCATGGTTCCTGGCCAAGGAGGCTCAGGGTTTTCCTTAGAAAAATCACTAGAAAGCGCAACTGGGAAGCCAGGTTTACGTGTCTGGTTACGGTGCCGGGTTCCTGCACTCGCCGATTCGAATCctgattaaaattggtgatttaaatcaatccaccccaGCCTATTTCCTGCCTATTCCGCCCGGGAAGGGAGTGGGACCGTCCCCTGTCGTGCtgggctccctgtcccctgagggCGGCTCCTCCAGCCTCACAGACCCGTCGGCGCTGGGACGGTGCCCACCAAGAGCTGTCTCCAGCCActgtccccccaccctgccctgtaaTCACCCCTGCTTTGGTGTTCGCCATCCCGCGCTGGATCCGGCCCcctctgctgagctgggcagaCCTGGGTCGATTCCCACCCTGAGAGATAGAGGGCGCCCGGCACACTCATTCACACACAAGGGGCAGGGCTCgtcccctccagcagggacatacagacacagagcaggactcatcccctccagcaaggggcagcagggacacacacacacacacagggctcatcccctccagcaggcaggcacacacacacacaagcaggaATCGTCccgtccagcagggggcagcaggcagacacacgcacacaccaagagcagggctcatcccctccagcaggcgggcaggcagacacacacacacacacacacacacaccccgagagcagggctcatcccctccagcagagggcagcaggcaggcaggcacatgcacagagagagagagagagcagggctcgtcccctccagcagggacaCAAAGACACCTCCCTACCCCGAataccacacacaaaaaatgttgaaaattaaaaaaaaaaaaaacgacagCTTTGGTTTATTCTGATCCTCATCCTGGTGGATCCAACATGGATCGGATCCGGTGCCGCGGCGGGCGGCAAATCCAGGTGTTTAGCCATCCCAAAGGTCCctcagtagcagagctgagagcatccctggcagggtgggggcagggacgaTTAGTTTCCGTGGACCAAGGTAACGAAGAGACCCAGAGAACTGAGTGCCAGGAAGCCGGTGATGACAGCTTTGACCAGCAGCGCCgtccagctgcccagcaggaAGACGTGAACGAAGGAtctggaagggagagagagagacgggcagAGACGTGAGTTAGCAGGAACTCCAAGGCTGGGGCACTGCCCTGGGGAAGTTCGCAGCACCACAGTGTCCCCACACCCCTTAGTGAAAGGGAACGGGGCGGGAGCGCTCTGTGAACATACAGCGCGTGGCGCCGCGGGATGGCGGGCCGCTACGGAGACCCCAAGGGTGAGGAAGATTTTCGACAGGGCAGTTCACAGCTGTCTGTGGGAAATCAAAATGTTCAGGGccgacaagggggggggggggagtggggaaggttgTGATTGTCCCAGGGCTCCGAGCTCGGGAGGCCCAAACCCCTGTAACTGgtgaaaagggagggagggggacgcCGGCATACATGATGTCGGGGGCCCCAAACTTCTCTGGATGTACCTGTCCCAAGACAAgccacaccccccagccagggctcttggCCCAGATCATccccccccgctccaccccctaGATCCTCTCCCCCACCAGAGCCCCAGCCCACCCAGCCCCTAGATCCTCTTTCCCCCCTGCAGCCCACCTGGCCCCTAGATcctccccctggccccagccaggtcCAGCGGGAACCTAGGCCTGcttgccagccccacaccccacctAGGTCCCTGTCCCACCTCCAGCTGGGACCTCCCACCCTCCTCAGACCCCCACCTCCAGCCAGGGCCCCAACTGCCCTGGAGTCCTGTGCCCCACCCCGAGAGGCTCcgccccatcccccgcccccagagGCTCCGCCCCCCGCGCTCACTCCATGAAGAAGGCCTTGTAGACACTGAGGCCCAGCAGCAGGGTGAGGGGCAggcggtagcgcttgggcaggtCGTAGCGGGTGAACATCCACACCAGGGCAGCCATGGCGATGTAGTGAACCTGGGGAGGAaatgcagggcaggggtgtgtcAGAGAGAGCAGGGCACTGCCCTGGGGAAGATCGCAGCAccagggccccaccccccacaactgGGGCACTACTCGGGGGAAGATCACAGCACCGATCTGTCCACTCCCCATCCACGTCTGGGGCACTGTCCCAGGGAACCTCACAGCACCGGAGTGTCCCCTTCCTTGGGGCTGGGGCACTGTCCCAGGGAAGCTCGCAGCACTCACACATCCCATTCCTTGGGGCTGGGGCACTGTCACAGGGAAGCTCGCAGCACCAGAGCATCCCATTCCTTGGGGCTGGGGCACTGTCCTGGGGAAGCTTGCAGCACTCGCACATCCCATTCCTTGGGGCTGGGACACTGTTCTAGGGAAGCTCACAGCGCCAGAGCATCCCCTTCCTTGGGGTTGGGGCACTGTCCCAGGGAACCTCACAGCACCGGCATGTCCCCTTCCTTGGGGCTAGGGCACTGTCCCGGGAGAGCTCACAGAACTAGAGCGTCCCCTTCCTTAGGGTTGGGCTCACAGCACCTGCATGTCCCCCTCCTTGGGGCTAGGGCACTGTCCCAGGGAACTTCGCAGTGGCGGAGTGTCCCCTTCCTTGGGGCACTGTCCCAGGGAAGCTCACAGCACCGGAATGTCCCATTCCTTGCGGCTGGGGCACTGTCCCGGGGAAGCTCGCAGCAGAAGGCCCAGGCAGCAGTAGAGGGGCTCTCACCAGACTGATGTTGGAGTCGATGCTCATCTGGATATATTTCCAGTCAAACTCAATGCCGCGGGCTCCCACCCAGAGAGGAATGCACCTGACAGAGACACAGGGAGGGTCGGAGGTTGCTCAGCCCAAACCCCGCAGCTGGGACAGGCAGGGAGTGCTCgtccagcactgagatgcagccagctctggggctgctggggaacagccacacagaacatcaggacaggaagtgaaggagaatccTTGGTCCCAGTGACATTTTGTAGGGCCCTGAGTCGCTGACTGTTCACggtggcacagcgccccctagtgctgcgcTAGGgaactggggccagccctgactgccaggggagagtccTCACCAGTGTGCCGTCTAATTTGTCCCACCCGTGTGGGGAATGAAATTTGTTATGTGCAGCAATATGGAGGGGACGTGTGACACGACcctgtgacacatcacctccatattggggcacgtaacaaaattcatgtggcgggggaagggctgaggggttcggagcgtgggagggggctcagggctggggcagtgggttggggtgcaggggcggtgagtgctctggctgggggtggaggctctgaggtggggtcagggatgaggggtgcacggctggggtgtgggggtgggggtgagggctccggctgggggtgcaggctctggggtggggctggggatgaggggtgcagggctggggtagagggttggggtgcagggggacatgggggtgagggttccagctgcgggtacaggctctggggtggggctggggacgaggggctcagagctggggcagagggttggggtgcagggggacatgggggtgagggttccagctgcgggtacaggctctggggtggcgctggggatgaggggtgcagggctggggtagagggttggggtgcagggggatgtgggggtgagggttccagctgggggtacaggctctggggtggcgctggggatgaggggtgcagggctggggtagagggttggggtgcagggggatgtgggggtgagggttccagctgggggtacaggctctggggtggcgctggggatgaggggtgcagggctggggtagagggttggggtgcaggggagtgggggctctggctggggagggctctggggtggggctggggatgaggggtgcagggctggggtagagggttggggtgcaggcgggtgagggctccggctgggggtggaggctctgaggtggggtcagggatgaggggtgcacggttggggtgtgggggtgggggtgagggctccggctgggggtgcaggctctggggtggggctggggacgaggggctcagagctggggcagagggttggggtgcagggggacatgggggtgagggttccagctgcgggtacaggctctggggtggcactgGGGATGAGGGACTCagagctggggtagagggttggggtgcagggggatgtgggggtgagggttccagctgcgggtacagactctggggtggtgctgggggtgaggggctcagagctgaggtagagggttggggtgcagggggacatgggggtgagggttccagctgcGGGTACAGGCTCCGGGGTggcgctggggatgaggggtgcagggctgcggtagagggttggggtgcagggtgatgtgggggtgagggttccagctgggggtacaggctctggggtggcgctgggggtgaggggctcagagctgggacacagggttggggtgcaggggggtgagggctccggctgggggtggaggctctgaggtggggtcagggatgaggggtgcacggctggggtgtgggggtgagggctccggctagaggtatgggctctggggtggcgctGGGAGTGagaggctcagagctggggcagagggttggggtgcaggggaatgtgggggtgagggttccagctgggggtacaggctctggggtggcgctgggggtgaggggctcagagctggggcagagggttggggtgcaggggggtgagggctccggctggggctgcagggtctggggatgaggggtatgAGGTGCAGGCTGTCCCGGGCtatggcggggagagaggactccctgcAGCAGTACCTGGGCTGGGGAgtagaggcacctctccccgccgcagcagcTCCAGTCCGGGGTGGAGGCGGGGCGTCGAAACAGATCCGGGGCTGGGCGAGGGGCATCTCTCCCCGCCGCTGCCTGCGCGGCACTTCATAGGCTGCTGtgcgcgcagcttagagggaacttaggccctcccccacccctcgcagcacagcgccccctagcgccacacGGGAGCCAGCCTTGGCCGCCGGGGAGGTCTCCCATCCACGCCCTGGCCCGGCTTAGCGGGAGGGCGGGTCCCACCTGGACATGACGAGCTCGGCCGTGGCCCATCCCATGGCTGCCACCATGATCTTGTACTCGCCCTTCCCCGCGTTCCTCGACATCACCAGGTGCAGCCCCACCAGGTCAGCCAGGTCCACCGTGGCCTTCATGAACTCCTGGGGAATACGAGGGGTTAaacggtgcccctcactcccgacccgcagccccctgctagcccagccctgggctctgcccccccgCACCCAAGCTGAACTTACCCCCACAAAATCGTAAGCCCCGGCTCCACCCTCCCAGGTGGGAAAGAAAGTGGCCAAGAACAGCATCTGGAATGAAAAGCAACGAGAGATGACACAACATCACAGCAACAGGCCGAGCATGCCTCAGACCAGGTCAATAGGCCCATGTTGTCTCTCACTCCCCTCCCATAGccagggagaaaacccaggagtcctggctccaaacccgcccccctgctctaacccctagaccccactcccctcccagagctggggagagaacccaggagtcctggctcccagccctgaggtCGGTGATAGACGCACCCCTCACCTTGCAGAGCTGGACAAAGAGGTAGGTAGCCCCAGCTTGGACGCATCTCCAGAAAGCGTTATACTCCGACctgcggggaagggggcagagatcAGCTGGGGGCATGTAGAGGGGCCCCCCAGTGATGTTCCCAACCCAGGAcaatccaacccctccccccacagccaccccTACAGTCCCAGGAGTAAAAGCAAGTTCATGGCAGAAGGAGGAATCCACTAGCCCAAACAATGCGGGGGTGTCACCAAGCCCTCGATTCATGATAGGATCAGCCCCAGGGgaccatctaccctggtatcccgcccaCCCCGCTCAGCCCCCAGGGACCCATCTACCCCAGTACCCCACCCCACAGGCAGtatccccagccctccccccacccaccacccgGGAGCAtcactgcaccccaaaccctgcctccccagctgggcagaGCCCCTGCCCGGAAGTACAGACCCCAGACCAGGCACTCACAGGCCGCTGCACTTGTAGGTGATGAAGTAGGGGAAATAGGCCAGCGCGAAGCAGTTGCCAAAGTGGAAGAGGGTCATGGCTGCGCTGGCGCCAGGATCAAtgtgagggtggggtggggggcccgtCTGGCACCGCCCAGATCCTGCCTGGGGAGAAtgacagggatagaacccaggagtcctggctcccagcccccccggctcTAGCCCACCAGACACCACACCC
Above is a window of Chrysemys picta bellii isolate R12L10 chromosome 20, ASM1138683v2, whole genome shotgun sequence DNA encoding:
- the TMEM147 gene encoding BOS complex subunit TMEM147 isoform X1 — encoded protein: MTLFHFGNCFALAYFPYFITYKCSGLSEYNAFWRCVQAGATYLFVQLCKMLFLATFFPTWEGGAGAYDFVGEFMKATVDLADLVGLHLVMSRNAGKGEYKIMVAAMGWATAELVMSRCIPLWVGARGIEFDWKYIQMSIDSNISLVHYIAMAALVWMFTRYDLPKRYRLPLTLLLGLSVYKAFFMESFVHVFLLGSWTALLVKAVITGFLALSSLGLFVTLVHGN
- the TMEM147 gene encoding BOS complex subunit TMEM147 isoform X2 produces the protein MLFLATFFPTWEGGAGAYDFVGEFMKATVDLADLVGLHLVMSRNAGKGEYKIMVAAMGWATAELVMSRCIPLWVGARGIEFDWKYIQMSIDSNISLVHYIAMAALVWMFTRYDLPKRYRLPLTLLLGLSVYKAFFMESFVHVFLLGSWTALLVKAVITGFLALSSLGLFVTLVHGN